Proteins encoded in a region of the Melospiza melodia melodia isolate bMelMel2 unplaced genomic scaffold, bMelMel2.pri scaffold_35, whole genome shotgun sequence genome:
- the LOC134434357 gene encoding olfactory receptor 14C36-like gives MSNSSSIRHFLLLALADTRQLQLLHFCLFLGISLAALLGNGLIISAVACSHHLHMPMFFFLLNLALSDLGSICTTVPKAMHNCLWDTRDISYTGCAAQVFFFVFYATTEYFLLTIMCYDRYVSICKPLHYGTLLGSRACAHMAAAAWASAFLYSLLHTANTFSLPLCQGNALGQFFCEIPQILKLSCPKSYMRELVLITVTVCLGLGCFVFIVFSYVQIFRAVLTIPSEQGRHKACSTCLPHLVVVSLFLSTVIFAYLKPPSMSSPSLDLSLSVLYSLVPPALNPLIYSLRNQELKAAVWRLMTGWFQEH, from the coding sequence atgtccaacagcagctccatcaggcacttcctcctgctggcattggcagacacgaggcagctgcagctcctgcacttctgcctcttcctgggcatctccctggctgccctcctgggcaacggcctcatcatcagcgccgtagcctgcagccaccacctgcacatgcccatgttcttcttcctgctcaacctggccctcagtgacctgggctccatctgcaccactgtccccaaagccatgcacaattgcctctgggacaccagggacatctcctacacaggatgtgctgcccaagtatttttttttgttttttatgctACAAcggagtatttcctcctgaccatcatgtgctatgaccgctacgtgtccatctgcaaacccctgcactacgggaccctcctgggcagcagagcttgtgcccacatggcagcagctgcttgggccagtgccttcctctattcactgctgcacacagccaatacattttccctgcccctgtgccaaggcaatgccctgggccagttcttctgtgaaattccccagatcctcaagctctcctgcccCAAATCCTATATGAGGGAACTGGTGCTCATCACAGTTACTGTGTGTTTAGGTCTtggatgttttgtgttcattgttttctcctacgtgcagatcttcagggctgtgctgacgatcccgtctgagcagggacggcacaaagcctgtTCCACATGCCTGCCTCACCTGGTTGTTGTTTCcctcttcctcagcactgtcatctttgcctacctgaagcccccctccatgtcctcaccatccctggatctgtccctgtcagttctgtactcactggtgcctccagccctgaaccccctcatctacagcctgaggaaccaggagctcaaggctgcagtgtggagactaatgactggatggtttcaggagcaCTAA